The following nucleotide sequence is from Elusimicrobia bacterium HGW-Elusimicrobia-1.
GCCATTGCGGCTCCGTAACGGGCCGCGGGCGCGGCGTCGAGCGGAGCCGCGTTCCCCCATTGATTGGCGCGGACGCTGTAAGCCCATATTTCAGCGGAAACATACGGCGCGCCGTCAATCTGTCCGCCGAACAAAACCGCGCGATTCAAAAAACCGTCCCAGACAAATCCGTGATACTGCCGCGAAACCGGCCTTACGGCGGGCGGCGGCATTTGCGTCCAGCTCGACGCTCCATAGGAGTAGTGCCAAGTATCGTCAAGTTTTGCTCCCGCGGAATTCGCCCCGCCAAAAAGTATGAGCGTGTCGGCGGACGGGTCATAGACCATGGCGGACGCCGCACGGGCCGTGGGAGTTGAAACCTGCTCAACGTAATTCCATTGCTGCGCGGCGACATCGTAATACCACAAGTCCCTGTGCGTGACGTTGTCTTCGGACTGTCCGCCGAAAATGTAGACCCTGTTTCTTGCCGTGTCAAACGCCGAGGCGCAATGCGCCCGGGAAGATGGCTCCACGGAAAAAAACAGACGCTGCCACGAATTGGCGGCAACGTCGTATAGGTGCGTATCGCCCAGAAACGATCCTCCGTCGAGCCCGCCGAACACAAGGAAAGCGTCGGCGCCCGCCGCAACGGCCGTATGCGCGTACCTGGCCGACGGCGAGGCCGCGGCGCTGCGCTGCGTCCATTTGACTTCTGACGGGTCGTAGAGCCAAAAATCGTTCAGGCCCGACGGGTTGGCGGAATTCCTTCCGCCGTGCAAAAAAACCGCTCCGCCCGCCGCGGCAGGCGGAGCCGCCGCGGCGGCGTAATATCGCGCGGAAGGCCCCGATATGACGAACTGCGTCCACCTGTTTTCCATTGACAGTGAAGCCGCTTCGCCGGAGCCGGTGACCACCACGTTATCCTTCTGAAAGAAAGAAAACTCGGTATCCGTAGAGAATGTTTTTGTGGACGCGGCGAATGCCTCAGAGCGCAGAAAAGTCGGCGACAGCGCGGCAATGGCCGTCGACAGCAATAGAACGATGAAAGGGTTATGCCTCATCGGTCGCACCTGTCGGAGATTCCGCGGAACAATCACTCGAGCAACTTGGCGAGTATCGCCGTGCGCAAATATTTAAGGTCGAAGGGCTTGAATATACAGTCGTACGCCCCCATGCGAAACGCGTTTACCACTTTATCCGCGTCGCGGTACGCCGTAATCATTATGACGTTAATACCGGGCTTGATTTCCTTGATTTTCTTAAGCGCTTCTATGCCGTCCATCCCCGGCATCGCAAGATCCAGAAGAACAAGATCGACGGGAAACTCCCTGACCTTTTCCACCGCCTGCTCGCCCCTGTTGGCGGTATAAACCCTGAAACCTTCTTGCGACAGGAATTCTCCGAGCACAAGCACAATATCGGACTCGTCGTCGACTACCAAAATACCGCTTTTTTTCTCCGGCATACTCTCAACCTCCTTTATTATTTTCCGCAAAGAGCCCGTCTCGAAACTATTTTCCCGTCGGAGAATTCAGGGTCTGAAATATTTTTGCCCTCCTGCCGTCCCCGACGATACTTTTATTTCACCCTCACCTGCCCTTCGGGCTTCCTCTCCCCTCGATGGAGAGGATTGAGGTGAGGGGGTAAGTTTTGTGACCGGCTATACCGGCAGCGTAAACGACACCGTCGTGCCTCGGCCGAGGCCCGCAGATTCGGCGCTGATTTTCCCGCCGTGAAGTTCCACTATTTTTTTTGCTATCGAAAGCCCCAGCCCGAAGCCGCCGGCGTCGCGCTTCATCGACTGGTCCACCCTGAAAAACTGTTCGAATATTTTTTCCATATTCTCGGAGGCCACGCCTATGCCATCGTCGGTTACACTCATAATAACTTCGTCCTCGGACATCCCCGACAATGCCACCGTGACCTTTCCGCCCGGGCGGTTGTATTTTATGGCGTTGGTCATAAGATTGGTTACGACCCTTTTTATCTGCTCGCGATCAAAGCTGGCGACGGCATCCGCCGCCGGCGGGATTATTTCGACGCCTTTGGCCTCCGCTATGGGACGGATTTCAGCGATAACTTCGTCCGTAACCGAGGCCAGCGAAACCGTGGTTTTTTTGATATCCGCCCTGCCGGCCTCCATACGGGCAAAGTCCAGAATATCTTCCACCAGCGATTTCATTTTTCGCGCCTGCCTGTCGATAATACCCAGGAATTTTTTCATGTCGCCGTCGGATGCCCGACGGACCGCGACACGCCGGTCGCCATCCGCGGGTGTCTGCATCCCCAAAAGTTCTATCGCCCCCGAAATGGCCATAAGAGGAGTTTTAAGTTCGTGCGTAACCGTGGAGATAAACTCGTCCTTGAGGCGATCCATTTCCTCCAGGGAAACGAGCCGCGACTTCAGTTCGCCTATGGCAACCGCCTTTTCAAGCGTGGCCAGCATTTCACCTGTCTCAAAGGGCTTTATAAGATAATCGACGGCGCCCTTGCGCAAACACTCCACGGCTGTATCTATGGTGGCGTGCGCCGTCATAACTATAACTTCGGCGGAAACACCGGCGGACTTTATTTTTTCCAACAGTTCCATTCCGCTCATATCGGGCATACGCAAATCCGTAATGATGACATCATACGGCTCACGCAAAATTTTTTCGAGCGCCAGGTCGGCGCCGGTGCTCGACGAAGCGTCGTAACCGTTCTTAACGAGAACTTTTTCAATAAACTTTACTATTTCCGCTTCGTCGTCTACGACAAATATTTTTTTGGGTTTCATCGTTTCTCCTCACGCGATCTAATCATAATACTCCCCCCCCCCCCCCCCCCCCCCCCCCAATTCGGCGCCTTTTCCGGGACCTTCGGAATTCGCCGTTATCTCTCCGCCATGCTGTTTTACGATACCGTAAGAAATCGAAAGTCCCAGACCCACACCCTTTTTTTTAGTGGTAAAAAACGGATCGAATATTTTTTTTAGCGCCGCCGGTTCCACGCCTATGCCGTTGTCTTTGAAAGTAACTTTGATATTTTCCGGCGTGTTCGACGGGTGCGCCGTCGTACTTATAACAAGCGTCCCGCCCGACGGCATCGCCTTGCGCGCGTTCATTACTATGTTGAGAAACACCTGCGCCATGTGAGACGACGAGAATACAACCTTGGGAAGTTTGCCGAAACGCTTTTCGACTTTTATGCCGCTCAATTCCAGTTGTTTCCCGTAAAGAGAAAGCACTTTTTCCAGCT
It contains:
- a CDS encoding two-component system response regulator, with protein sequence MPEKKSGILVVDDESDIVLVLGEFLSQEGFRVYTANRGEQAVEKVREFPVDLVLLDLAMPGMDGIEALKKIKEIKPGINVIMITAYRDADKVVNAFRMGAYDCIFKPFDLKYLRTAILAKLLE